In the genome of Pseudomonas bubulae, one region contains:
- the eco gene encoding serine protease inhibitor ecotin codes for MKSLVISAAVLLSLSTLCSVANAAKLEDVAPYPKAEAGFSRQVIHLPKQKNEDDYKVQIIAGKTLQVDCNQQRLGGKLEEKTLKGWGYPMYRLNKVSGPMSTMMACPEGKAHPEFVPVVGEGFMLRYNSKLPIVVYVPKDIEVRYRIWSASKQIKQAVSE; via the coding sequence ATGAAATCACTGGTGATCAGCGCAGCCGTATTACTGTCTTTGAGTACGCTGTGCAGCGTGGCCAACGCCGCCAAACTGGAAGATGTCGCTCCCTATCCAAAAGCCGAAGCAGGCTTTAGCCGTCAGGTCATTCATTTGCCCAAGCAAAAGAATGAAGACGACTACAAGGTACAGATCATCGCGGGCAAGACCCTGCAGGTTGACTGCAACCAGCAGCGTCTTGGCGGTAAGCTGGAAGAAAAAACCCTCAAGGGTTGGGGCTACCCGATGTATCGCCTGAACAAGGTCAGCGGGCCCATGAGCACAATGATGGCTTGCCCTGAAGGCAAGGCGCACCCCGAGTTTGTGCCGGTGGTCGGTGAAGGCTTTATGCTGCGTTACAACAGCAAACTGCCGATCGTGGTGTATGTGCCCAAGGATATTGAAGTGCGCTACCGTATCTGGTCGGCCTCCAAGCAGATCAAGCAGGCTGTGAGCGAGTAA
- a CDS encoding PQQ-dependent sugar dehydrogenase: protein MAFTAHADGQNTFVSESGAVTVTPVVEGLDHPWALAFLPDRQGMLITERAGNLRVVSPDGKLSAPLSGVPQVWAKGQGGLLDVVLSPSFGEDRLVYLSYAEGGADGKAGTTVGRGRLSDDLTRLSNFEVIFRQQPKLSTGNHFGSRLVFDRDGYLFIALGENNQRPTSQDLDKLQGKIARIYPDGRVPKDNPFTGQQGVRPEIWSYGHRNQQGAALNPWTGTLWTHEHGPKGGDEINLIERGKNYGWPLATHGIDYSSKPIPEAQGKIVEGTVVPHHIWEKSPGISGMAFYDSDRFKPWQHSLFIGALADKDLIRLQLSGDKVVHEERMLGDLNARIRDVRQGPDGYLYVLTDEDDGVLYRVGLQ from the coding sequence ATGGCGTTCACGGCCCATGCCGATGGGCAGAATACGTTTGTTTCCGAGTCCGGGGCCGTTACCGTCACGCCGGTGGTCGAAGGGCTCGATCATCCTTGGGCACTGGCCTTTTTGCCCGACAGGCAAGGCATGCTGATTACCGAGCGGGCGGGCAATCTGCGAGTTGTGAGCCCTGACGGTAAATTGTCCGCACCGCTTTCAGGTGTGCCGCAAGTGTGGGCCAAGGGGCAGGGTGGCCTGCTCGATGTGGTGTTGTCGCCCAGCTTCGGTGAAGACCGGTTGGTGTATCTGTCGTACGCCGAAGGTGGTGCAGACGGCAAGGCCGGTACCACGGTGGGCCGTGGGCGCTTGTCGGATGATTTGACCCGATTGAGCAACTTTGAAGTGATCTTTCGCCAGCAGCCGAAGCTCTCTACCGGTAACCACTTCGGCTCACGGCTGGTGTTCGATCGCGATGGCTACTTGTTTATCGCCCTTGGGGAAAACAACCAGCGTCCGACCTCACAGGATCTGGACAAGCTGCAAGGCAAGATTGCGCGCATTTACCCTGATGGGCGTGTGCCCAAGGACAACCCTTTCACAGGGCAGCAGGGGGTAAGGCCGGAAATCTGGTCATACGGCCATCGCAATCAGCAAGGCGCGGCACTGAATCCCTGGACCGGGACCCTGTGGACCCACGAACACGGGCCAAAGGGGGGCGACGAAATCAACCTGATCGAGCGCGGTAAAAACTACGGTTGGCCGCTGGCAACCCACGGGATTGACTACTCTTCCAAGCCGATTCCGGAAGCTCAGGGCAAAATCGTCGAAGGCACTGTGGTTCCGCACCACATATGGGAAAAATCCCCGGGTATCAGCGGCATGGCTTTTTATGATTCAGATCGCTTCAAACCCTGGCAGCACAGTCTGTTTATTGGCGCCCTGGCAGACAAGGACCTGATACGCCTGCAACTGAGCGGTGACAAGGTGGTGCATGAAGAGCGCATGCTCGGCGATCTCAATGCCCGTATCCGCGATGTGCGCCAAGGCCCTGATGGCTATTTATATGTATTGACCGATGAGGATGACGGCGTGCTGTATCGCGTGGGGTTGCAATAA